A stretch of the Duncaniella dubosii genome encodes the following:
- a CDS encoding SufE family protein, protein MTIDQIQNDIVEEFSEVDDWMDRYAMIIDLGNNLPEIDEKYKTPDHLIEGCQSRVWLNADLTPDGKVHYMADSDAIIVKGIISLLIQVLDNQTPDDILNSDLHFIDDIGLSEHLSPTRSNGLLAMVKQMRLYALAFQAKQNMK, encoded by the coding sequence ATGACTATTGACCAGATACAGAACGACATTGTCGAAGAGTTCTCAGAAGTCGATGACTGGATGGACCGTTATGCCATGATTATCGACCTCGGCAACAATCTTCCTGAAATAGACGAGAAATACAAGACTCCCGACCACCTCATCGAAGGTTGCCAGAGCCGTGTATGGCTAAACGCCGATCTCACACCCGACGGAAAGGTACACTACATGGCCGATTCCGACGCAATCATCGTCAAAGGGATAATTTCGCTTCTGATTCAGGTGCTTGACAACCAGACTCCTGACGACATCCTTAATTCCGATCTCCATTTCATTGATGACATAGGTCTTTCGGAACACCTGTCGCCTACCCGCTCCAACGGCTTGCTCGCTATGGTAAAACAGATGCGTCTTTACGCCCTTGCCTTTCAGGCAAAACAAAACATGAAGTAG
- the purN gene encoding phosphoribosylglycinamide formyltransferase, with the protein MKRIAIFASGNGSNAENIIRYFQEKGSSGEVALVVCNKSGAKVLERAGRLGVESVVMSRDEINDRQSMLGLLESHRIDVIVLAGFLLMVPSFLIERYRDRIVNIHPSLLPKFGGKGMYGRHVHEAVVNSGEVETGITIHYVSEMCDEGRMIFQARTSVEQSDTAEDVEKKVHELEREHFARVIDETFFGG; encoded by the coding sequence ATGAAAAGGATTGCGATATTTGCATCAGGCAACGGCTCCAATGCCGAGAATATAATAAGGTATTTTCAGGAAAAGGGTTCTTCGGGTGAAGTGGCTCTTGTGGTCTGCAACAAGTCCGGGGCGAAGGTTCTTGAAAGGGCCGGAAGGCTTGGTGTGGAATCGGTCGTGATGTCAAGGGATGAAATAAATGACCGGCAGTCGATGCTGGGACTCCTTGAGTCGCATAGGATTGACGTTATTGTCCTTGCCGGTTTCCTGCTCATGGTTCCGTCGTTTCTGATTGAGCGTTATCGCGACAGGATTGTCAATATCCATCCCTCGCTTCTTCCTAAGTTCGGAGGAAAAGGAATGTATGGCCGTCATGTCCATGAGGCGGTTGTCAATTCCGGCGAAGTAGAGACGGGTATTACTATCCATTATGTCAGTGAGATGTGTGACGAAGGTCGAATGATTTTTCAGGCCCGTACATCTGTGGAGCAGTCTGACACGGCTGAGGATGTCGAAAAAAAAGTGCATGAGCTCGAACGTGAACATTTTGCCCGTGTGATAGACGAGACTTTTTTCGGGGGATAA
- a CDS encoding YczE/YyaS/YitT family protein, with protein sequence MNTLSQSETTAKEKIISFIWQHVLLLVSLFIMTFGVALSVRSNLGSSVISTIPFVMSLAGEAAKAPGLTIGEYTYVMNFFLVGLQILILRRRFHLVQLFQLIIGFVFGFLLDINMWLTSAFTGDGLIWQIVMQLMGCLVLAIGISLEIRCGSVTMPGEGITVAVTKASGIPFAKAKIMVDISLVAIAVSLGYFYFGQWQWHVVGIGTLIAMIFVGATVRYLDPHMEWFNRLLYYRPGFRRYVYGLARYIYRHFN encoded by the coding sequence ATGAATACACTATCGCAATCGGAAACAACGGCCAAAGAAAAAATCATATCATTCATCTGGCAGCATGTGCTTCTGTTGGTATCATTGTTTATAATGACTTTTGGTGTGGCCCTCAGCGTGAGGTCTAATCTTGGAAGTAGCGTGATTTCAACGATTCCGTTTGTGATGTCGCTTGCCGGAGAGGCGGCCAAAGCTCCGGGACTTACGATCGGAGAATATACGTATGTGATGAATTTTTTTCTTGTAGGGTTGCAGATCCTGATTCTCCGCCGTCGCTTTCATCTCGTACAGCTTTTTCAGCTTATCATAGGTTTTGTATTTGGATTTTTATTGGATATAAATATGTGGCTGACATCGGCTTTTACCGGCGACGGTCTGATATGGCAGATTGTCATGCAGCTGATGGGCTGTCTTGTGTTGGCTATAGGAATATCGTTGGAAATACGGTGTGGATCGGTGACAATGCCGGGCGAGGGTATAACTGTTGCAGTTACTAAGGCCAGCGGAATTCCGTTTGCGAAAGCCAAAATCATGGTTGACATAAGCCTCGTTGCGATAGCTGTGTCGCTGGGCTATTTTTACTTCGGACAATGGCAGTGGCATGTGGTAGGCATAGGAACATTGATAGCCATGATTTTTGTCGGGGCAACAGTCAGATATCTTGACCCTCATATGGAATGGTTCAACCGTCTTCTATATTATCGCCCCGGTTTCCGCCGCTACGTATATGGCCTCGCACGCTATATCTACCGGCACTTTAATTAA